CTTCAAGACAAAGTTCAGTTAGTCCTAAATTTGGAATTACTTTGAAAAAAAGTAAATTCATCGTTAATCTAAGCACCAAAACTTCTATTATCGATTATGACAATCATTCTCTTTACTTAGGAAATTCAACTGATTTGAATAAAACATATGCTTTACCATTTGCAAATGCGTTGATAAGATATAAGTTTAGCCGTTCTAAAAATCTGACTTTAAAATATGATTATTCGAATTCATTGCCGAGTGCGACACAATTATTGCCAGTTTTAAATTTGATGAATCCATTGAATACCGTAATCGGAAATCCAAATTTGAATCCGATAGAAAAGAGCAGCGCAGGAATTGATTTTAAGAATTTTGATTTTAGAACACGTTCAGGTTATAGCATGTTTATCAAAGCAGATTATTATAATAATGATGTAGTTTCGATTTCAATTTATGACGATAGCGGAAAAAGAACAACTACTTATGCCAATATATCAGGAACTTATATTGCGTCTATTGGCGGAAATTGGAATCAATCGGTTAAAAGAGATGCGCATGTTTTGAGATATGGTTTAGGAATCAACGGAAGTTATTCTTTTGATAAAGGTTTTACAAATGCTGTTTTATACAACGCAAAAGCAACGGCAATTACACCAAGAGTTTATCTGACGTATGAATATGGAGAATTATTGTCTATTTCGCCATCGTACAGTTTGACGTATAATGAAACTAATTATGAGAATTATACACGTGATGCAACTTCAAATGTGGTACACAGAATCAATTTGCAAACGACGAATTACTGGCCGCTAAATTTCATTTTCGGAAATGATTTTGGATATACTTATAATTCTAATATTTCAAGCGACTTCAAGAAAGATTTCTTCCTTTGGAATACAAGTTTGTCTTATGGATTTTTTGATAAAAAACTATATGCAAAAATTAAAGTTTATGATGTGTTAAATCAAAATCAAAGCGCGACAAGAACTATTTCGGCAACCTCAATTCGCGATGAAGAAAATACGGTTCTAAAACGTTATGTAATGTTTTCTCTGGCTTATAAAATAGGGAATTTTGCAGGTGCAGAAAAAGGAGGGAAGAGAAGAAGGGATTAAAGGTTCTAAGATACTAAGGTTTTTTTAGAGACAAAGGATCAAAAAGACAAAGGTTTTATCGTAGAGGCGCACAGCAGTGCGTCTGAAGAAAGTTTCTAAGTTACTGAGGTTCTGAGTTGCTAAGGTTTTTTTAGAGACAAAGGATCAAAAAGACAAAGGTTTTATTGTAGAGGCGCACAGCAGTGCATCTGACGAAAGGTTCTAAGTTGCTATCCCGAAGTCTCGGGACTGAGCCGCTAAGTTTTTTTGAAAGGGAAAGTTTTATTGTAGAGGCGCACAGCAGTGCGTCTTTTTTATGCCCACAGATTTTACGGATTGAACAGATTTTACACAGATTTTTATTTGTTTTAATCTGTTGCTAAAATATTAGAATATTTTTATTTGAATTGCAAAAATTGGATAGACTCCAGCTTTAGCTGGGGAATAAAATAAATTGATGCAGAAAGGCTTTAGCCAAATTTTCAGAATCAATAATTAACAATCAACAATTAATAATTATTTTAAATATTCTAAAATAAAAAAGCGAGGTAAGTTTAAAAACCTACCTCGCTTTGTGTATATAAAAAATTAACTAACTGACTACAATTTGTATTTCAAAGTGATTCCGTATGTTCTTTGATCTCCAATTACACCCGCATATTGTCCTGTGTTTCCACCAGCTGGCAATAATTGTTCGTAGTAATCTTTGTTCAAAAGGTTGCGTCCCCAAAAGTGAATAGATAAACCTTCGGAAGCACGGAAACCTAAACGAGCATTAAAGATCGCATAACCCGGAACTACTAAGTATTTTGAAGCCGAAGGGCTTGAAGAAAATTCAGAACGTGCATAAGAATCAAGTGCAAGGAATATTTTTCCTGCGTTTCCAAAGAATTTAGCATCATCAGAAAGTTCACCTCCTAGAGATCCTGCCCATCTTGATACACCAGGTAAATCTGTTCCTGAAACATCTTTATAAGCTACCTGAACTCCTCCAACAGTAGTTCCGGTTTCTTCTAATGGAAGCGGTGCATTTGTGAATTTCACATAAGTTCCTTCCGTATAAGTTGCAGCTCCATTTATCGTTAGATTTCTGTTAACTACAAAACTAGCGTCTAATTCTGCACCTCTTACACGTACTTTATCTGCATTGGCAAGATATCCACGGTTTACACCCAATTCAGCTGCCTGAACGTTTGTTTGAAAATCTTTAATCTCAGTATTAAAGAATGCTAAGTTGAATACTGAATTTCTGAAAGGAGAAGTTTTTACTCCAACTTCATAGTGACTTACTTTCTCTGGTTTAATTACCGCAAGATCTAATAAAGGCTGACCTTTTGAATCTGTAGGAAGTCCGGCTACGTTTACACCAACTGGTTTGTAACTTTTTGCATAAGTCGCATAAGCATTGATTTTGTCAGACGCTTTATAAGTCAAAGTTAAATTTCCTGAGAAGTCAGTTTTATCAGTATCTGATGTAAATGACTGATCTGAGTAAACTGATTTTTGCAAAGCAATTAATGCTGGATCAGTTGTTTGAAGACCACCGTATGTTTTACGAGCATAATCGGCTTCTTTTTTATCAAAGTTATATCTTAGACCTGGTAAAATATGAAAACGTTCTGTAATTGCCCAGTCCAATTGTCCAAATACTGCAGCACTTGATGATCTGATACTAGCGTCAGTTTTGATTCCGTATCCTTCAAAAAGACCTGGAGTTTTCCATAACGGACTAGTTGAGCTTTGTGCAAATCTCCATTGTGCATTACCAGATTCTTCTGTACCATTTGTTTTTGATGTTTGGTCGATGAAAAATACACCTACAACACCACTTATTTTAGAAGTAAGTTGACCAGCATAACGAACTTCCTGAGTAAATTGAGTTTGTCTTGTTGGGTTTTGAGATTTAGCTAAAACTTGTAATCCTGTAAAATCCCTGTCATTTGATGGATCCCAGTTCCAGAATCTCCAAGCTGTAGTCGAAGTAAGAGTTCCGCCTCCAATTTTTGTATCAATATTCAAAGATATACCTCCCATATCCTGATTTGAACGCCATGGAGTATCGTGGTCAATTTTACGATCAAAAGCATTCAAACTTGGTAATTGATAATTCAAGTCTTTAATAATAGCATCAAACTGACGGTAAGCAGCTCTTTTTGTTGGAGCAACTCCGGCAACTACTTGCGCATATCCATCAGGACGTTGCGTTGTAATATCTGCCGCTAATATAATGTTTGTGTTTTCTGAAGGAGTATAAAGTAATTGACCTCTAATACCTTGATTGTTTAATGTGTTTGTAGGTCTTCCTGTAGCAACATTATCGATTAAACCATCACGTTGTGTACCTGAAAAAGATATACGACCAGCCAATTTTGAAGTCAAACCTCCTGTAATCGAAGCTTTGGCTTGCAAAAAGTTATAATTTCCGTAGCTCACTTCAAAGTCAGCACCAGAAGTAAAACTTGGTTTGCGAGTAGTAATGTTAAACGCTCCAGAAGTCGTGTTTTTACCAAACAAAGATCCTTGTGGTCCACGTAAAACCTCGATTTGTTCTACATCAATAAAGTCTAAAGTTGTAGCAGCAGGACGAGCATAATAAACACCGTCTACATAGAAACCAACTCCAGGATCGATTCCGTCATTTGTAAGTCCAAATGGAGAACCAAGACTACGGATATTGAT
This genomic window from Flavobacterium sp. 9 contains:
- a CDS encoding TonB-dependent receptor → MKNSIKNTLAILLFLTFSVSFAQTVEGVVSTSENIPLEAANIVIKGTTSNTTSDQNGKFTIDTRGKLPFTILIQYVGYKTTELEFTALPTAPIITTLTEENALVEVVVSSRRRIEKVQDVPIAISVITGKQAEQTGAFNVNRIKELVPSVQLYSSNPRNTGINIRSLGSPFGLTNDGIDPGVGFYVDGVYYARPAATTLDFIDVEQIEVLRGPQGSLFGKNTTSGAFNITTRKPSFTSGADFEVSYGNYNFLQAKASITGGLTSKLAGRISFSGTQRDGLIDNVATGRPTNTLNNQGIRGQLLYTPSENTNIILAADITTQRPDGYAQVVAGVAPTKRAAYRQFDAIIKDLNYQLPSLNAFDRKIDHDTPWRSNQDMGGISLNIDTKIGGGTLTSTTAWRFWNWDPSNDRDFTGLQVLAKSQNPTRQTQFTQEVRYAGQLTSKISGVVGVFFIDQTSKTNGTEESGNAQWRFAQSSTSPLWKTPGLFEGYGIKTDASIRSSSAAVFGQLDWAITERFHILPGLRYNFDKKEADYARKTYGGLQTTDPALIALQKSVYSDQSFTSDTDKTDFSGNLTLTYKASDKINAYATYAKSYKPVGVNVAGLPTDSKGQPLLDLAVIKPEKVSHYEVGVKTSPFRNSVFNLAFFNTEIKDFQTNVQAAELGVNRGYLANADKVRVRGAELDASFVVNRNLTINGAATYTEGTYVKFTNAPLPLEETGTTVGGVQVAYKDVSGTDLPGVSRWAGSLGGELSDDAKFFGNAGKIFLALDSYARSEFSSSPSASKYLVVPGYAIFNARLGFRASEGLSIHFWGRNLLNKDYYEQLLPAGGNTGQYAGVIGDQRTYGITLKYKL